The nucleotide sequence AATTCAGCAGCGCTTCAAGCGTGCTGTTCGATAATCTGCTATAAGGGACTTTCTTGCGGAGCTCGTCCATTTTTTCTGTAAGACTGTCCTTAGAATCTTTTTGATCCGCTAGAATCTCAAATGTCCGATCCAAATCTTTTGACAAGTTGGAAATTTGATCGTCATCAGCCATATAAACAGGTCCGACTGCATTTGCCGCTGCTTCCTGTTCTTCCTGGAACTTGGCGAGATCTGTCACTTTCTTTTCATAAGGTGCCGTGATCAATTCCGGACTGGGCTCACCGGATTCAATATTTAATTTGGACTGAAAAAGATCCGAGGCCAATATCGCGGTTAAGAGAATAAAGAACAGCACAAATAATGCTATCTGGTATTTTGTCATAGCATTCTTGGTCTTTTTAGGCAAAAGCATTGTTTTCAATTTTTTATTCAAGTCCCATCAATCCTTACCGGACTGCTTGTCCTCTTTTTTATCTTGCGCATCGTAAGCGTGAATAATGCTTTGTACAAGCGGGTTGCGTACAATATCGTCCAAAGTAAAGTAATGGAAGGAAATGTCTCCGATACCTTTCAGGATATGTTGTACTTCAATCAGCCCTGAATAATTGCCGCGGGGAAGGTCAACCTGGGTGATGTCGCCGGTAACCACTGCTTTGGAGGCAAATCCGAGCCTGGTCAGAAACATTTTCATTTGCTCCGGGGATGTATTTTGGGCCTCATCGAGAATAATAAATGAATCGTCTAGCGTACGCCCCCGCATATAGGCCAATGGAGCAATCTCAATCGTGCCTTTCTCAATATACCGTGCGGTCGTTTCCGGTCCTAGAAGATCATAGAGCGCATCATAGAGCGGTCTGAGGTACGGATTGACCTTCTCCTGCAAATCCCCGGGCAAAAAACCAAGTTTTTCTCCGGCTTCCACCGCAGGCCGGGTGAGAACAATCCTGTTCACTTCTTTGGCCCTCAGCGCCTTGACCGCCATGACCACCGCCAGATAGGTCTTTCCTGTCCCGGCGGGTCCGATGCCAAAGACAAGTGAATCCTTAGCAATGGCCTTAACATACTTGGCCTGTCCAAGCGTCTTGGGTTTGATCGGACGGCCCCTTTGTGTCGTCGCTATGATATGGGTGAGGTTTTGAGCCATATCCTTCACGCTGCCCTCTTCCACCTGGGAAACAACGTAGGTTACGTCTGCCAGGGTCAGTGTATTGCCTTTCCTAATTAAGTCCAGAAGCTGTTTGAGAACTGCTTCGGCAAGCTTGACCTGTTGTTCTTCACCTGAAATCGTCATCTCTTCACTGCGAAAAACAATCTGACAGCCGAGACGCTCTTCCAGAAATCTTAAGTTGACGTCCTCAAGGCCAAACAGGTTTAATGCTTCTTCTTTATCTTTCAGATTTAGTTTCGATTCATTACGCAAATGTGAGTTCCTCCAAATACAAGGATATTTGCTTATTTTTTATATACCGCGATATCTTCAAAGGTCTCAACTTCAACCCTGACATGTTCTGTTCCTTTTTTAGAAGAAAGAATCCGAACCTTATTCTGCAGTACTTTGACCCCTGAAGGCAGTTTTTGTTTCAATTCCTCCCTGGCTAGAGTCTCTGCAAGCTTCCTTCCTTCTGCTGCTGTACGGCTTACATGTACTTTTTGGGTTTCTTCATAATGTACCTTTAACAATTCGACAGGAAAACGCCAATTCCTCCAACTGGGCAATGCATATGTGCAGGTTTCTTGGATCGAATCGGAATAGGGGCTATCCTGATTTGTTATCATTATTACACGGTTATTTATTTTTATTCCCCACCCATTGGTCATATTTTCTGTCTTTTCAATCCTATCTTCTTCCAGGGAAACAATCTTGTCTGCGCTGTACCAGACCCTTGCCCTGATAAAGCCTTTGGCCGCCGGAGCATCCGTCGCGTTTTGTTTGGCTCTGTTCTGTCCAGATACATCAAAACTGTATTCCGTCATTCCTCCCGAAGCCTTGATCAGAACCTGTCCGGCGGTAACCAGCTGTCCTTCAGCAATCAGCGCCTGCCCCTGAATGACGATCACATCTTCCACATAGCCTGTTTTGGCTGCCAAGAGATCTCCCTGGAATAAAACGTTTTGCGGCAGGGTTTTTTCGACAACTCTGATTTTGATATTTGTTCCGCGCTCTTCCATCGTCACCCAGACCAGGTCAGGCATGCTCTCCTGAACTTGTTTACTCATCCGATCAAGGTCAAGGGAATTTTTCAGCACCCATTTATTTAAGCCGGCTTTTCCTGCTTCAGCAATAATCTGATCCGCTGACACCCTACTGTTTCCTTCTACACTAATGGAAAACACATACTGAGAAAGAACCGTGAGTGCTGCAATGATGATAAAAACACCAAAAATCAGACCCTTGCGTTTTTGCCAGCGCAGCGCTACAAACGGGAACCCATATCTGTTTCGGATCTTGATTTTGATTCCTGCTTTTTTGGCTGCCTTGCGCAAACGCTTGAAATCTGCAGCATTGATTTCGGCTAAAAAGCTGTCCGGCAGTTTTTTCCCATTATAGAATTCAATCCTGTCTTTAAGCGCCTCATTGATAAATCCAGCTAAGTTCTTGCCCTGCGCTTGAATGGTTACCCTTCCGTGCAGGTATCTGCCAAATTTTCCGAACACCTTCAGCCCTCCCCAAAGCTTAGTCCGGTTAACCGGCCGCGGATACTAATCTCATGATCCTGTACAGCGGTAAGGATGAATTTATCTCCGTTAAGGCAGAGTTTGCCCTCGGAAGTCCGCAAAGTAATTTCCTGATCCGAAAATCCGACCACTTCATCAAAATATTCTATGATGATCTCACTGCGTCCAATAATGGTTATTTTAGGTCCGTTATCCAGGACATCCGTCGGAAATTCCAGGATCTCACCGGCATGTTTTTGAAGCCTTTTCAGCACGCTTACCACTCCCTTCATAGCATGTCTATGCATCAGGAGCAGAGAATAGTCCAAGCAGTTAGCTGGAGACCAGGAGATCAGCGGAGAACAGAGGGAAACGAAAGAACAGATTGAATGCGCAACAGCCGAAGAGCCATTCAGGTACATGGCGTAAACCGTAAGTTTACCATTAAAAAAACTGCCGCTTATTAGCGGCAGTTTTTCATTACTCATTTTTAGGAACCCAAGAGTTCTCTCACGACTTGATTCACAAGCTTCCCTTCGGCTCTTCCTTTTGTCTTCGGCGTAATAATTCCCATGACTTTTCCCAAATCTTTGGGACCTTGGGCACCGGTTTCAGCGATGATTTCCTTAGCTATTTCGCGGATTTCCCCTTCAGTGAGCTGCTGAGGTAAGTATTCCATCAGGACGTCGACTTCCTCTTCAAGTTCCTGAACTTTGTCGGGCCTGTTCGCATTAGCAAACTGTTCCATCGCATCCCGCCGCATTTTTAACTCGCGGGCAAGAACCTCGATAACCTGATTATCATCGTTAAACTCCATTTTCTTGTCTATCTCAGCGTTTTTGATGGCAGCCCGTACCATTCGGATAACAGAAAGTCTGACCTTCCCCTCCTCTTTGGCCTTCATAGCTGTCTTCATATCCTCAACCAGACGATCCTTCAGGGACAATTGGAGCCAACTCCCTTATTTGAATTTACGTTTCCGCGCAGCCTCAGATTTCTTTTTTCTCTTAACGCTTGGCTTCTCGTAATGCTCGTGTTTGCGAGCTTCCGATAATACCCCAGAACGTTGACAGTTTCGCTTGAACCGGCGGAGTGCGGAATCCAGGGATTCATTTTTACCGACTCTGACTTCACTCATTTTTTTATCCCTCCCTCCACTGGTCAACTGATACGAAATAATTATAAAGGATGAATATGGACACGTCAAGCTGGAAGGAGCCTGCTTATTTGGCACATCAAGACACAACTCAGTCCTAATCTGACGGTTTTCCCGAAAGATGTTTAGCCGATTTTCTTGCCCAGCGGCTTGCCGCCGATCAGATGATAGTGCAGATGTCCAACCTCCTGACCTCCATCAGGTCCGCAGTTCACAACGACTCTGTAGCCTGATTCGGCAACCCCGAATTCTGCTGCGAGCTGCCTGATCAGGACAAAAATCCTGCCGGTCACAGCCATGTCATCTTCTGTCAGATCATTCAGACTGGTTAGGTGCTTTTTCGGAATAACCAGAATGTGAACAGGCGCCACGGGATTAATATCCTTAAAGCACAGGATATCTTCATTTTCAAAGACAATCGCTGAAGGAATTTCCTTGTTCACGATTTTGCAAAAAATGCAATTGTCCATGGGCCGAACCTCCAATTTTTTATCTTAGCGGCCTTTGCTGCCGGGTTATTCGCTTTTCGCAATCACTGTCTTGCTGAGAATATTCTGGTCACATTGCTCGAGCGTATCTGCAAAAGGAGTAAAGATATACAAAAAGACTGTACTGTCAAACTCCTCGAAATATCTTGCATAAATTCTTGTTCGGGATGCAATCAGCGGGAAATCCTCCAGGCTGGTTTTTTTGAGCGGATTACCGTACTGAATGTAAGCCCGCCGGCTGCCTTTATATTTGTGCGCCGGACTGTTAACTAGGATGATTGCATCCATTTGTTCCCAGCCCTCATAACCCGCATACGTGACTCCGCTCTTGACCTCGGAAGAAAGAACATTCATTTTCTGCTGCTCGGCAGGGCATCCCAGGCCGTCCAGGACCAGCTTCTGATAATCATATTTCGCTACAGCCATTATTTCGTTGCTATTCAGCTTCCCATCCGCCGAAAAACCATACTTGCTTTGCCCGGAGTTGTTCTTGATCAGATATCCTCCATAAAAACTCGCATAATAAGGTGAGTCATCCTTGTAAAGCGTGGATGAACCGTAATTCCAGCTGAACGCGCCGAAATTATAGAGTATCGACAGGGAAAGATCTCTTCCGGTGTATTGCGAAAAACCTTCATGATCATTAAATACCATGACAAACGGATACCAGTCTTTTTCTTCCGTACTGGAACCACCCGGGATCTGAACGGAGACATGCTGTTTATCCATCAGGCTCTTGGAATTTTCATATTTGGTGTAAGCCCACATCACCGCATAGCTTCGTACTTGTGCGTACAATGGTGCTTTTAATAATAATACACCCAGCGCAATAACTACGATTAAAACAATAATAAGGGGCTTCTTCCAATTCCTGATCTTATTCATTGTGGCTCCTTGTACTTTGAGGATTATTTGTTAATTATTATATTATAAAATGTTAGAAGATTAAACACCATTTGACAAATTCTGCTTTATTCAGCTTCATTAATTTCTTGGCAAGCAGCATTTTCTGGGGCTGAAACCAAATGCTCCTCGCGGACAGTGCATGTAATCAGATCGTTCTCGGCCAGGCTGGACGGAACTCTAAGTTCCAGATAATTTCGGGTATGTCCGCGGGCTCTTCCGTCTTGATCTACATTCTCCAAGAGTACTTCAAGTGATTTTCCGATAAACTTTTCCTCATATTTTCTGCGGCTCTTTTGACCAGACTGAATCAATTCCCTAACCCTGGTTGTTTTAATTGGGTTGGGTATCTGCTCCGGCATATCCGCCGCGGGCGTACCGGGTCTCCGGGAATAAGGGAAAACATGAATACCGGAAAATTCGCAGCTCTCAATAAAACGCAGGCTGTCCTGATAATCCTGATCTGTTTCTCCAGGAAAGCCGACCATAATATCGGAAGCGATTGCCGCATCTGGAACTCTGGCCCTTATCTGCTTCAGCAAAGCAGCATAATCCTCTGTCGTATAGGGCCTGTTCATTTTTTTCAGGATCTTGTCAGAACCGCTCTGAAGCGGAATATGGAAATGGGGACATACTTCCACATTGACAGCAATGATTTCCAACAATTCCAGCGAAAACTCCATCGGTTCAATCGAACCAAGCCGGAGTCTCTTCATCCCCGGAAGCTTCACCAGTTCACTGACCAGAACTCCCAGATTCATATTTTTATCGGCAAAGTCCCTGCCATAGGCGCCGATATGAATACCGGTCAGTACAATTTCCTTGTATCCTGCTCTCAGAAGTTCCCGGGCCTCCAGGTAGACGTTTTCAGGATCACGGCTGCGTGACGGCCCCCTGGTATAAGGTACGATGCAGTATGTACAAAACTGGCTGCAGCCATCCTGAACCTTCAGCATGGCCCGTGTCCGGCTCTCATTTTTGATCAGCGGAAGCTCCTCATATTTTATGCTTTCCTCAAAGCTTTTGACCTTTCGGAGAGGTTTTAAAGATTCAACCGGCCGCTTTGTCGAAGCACCGGCAGCACGTTCGCCCTGGATATCGCGTAAAAACTGAAGCAGGGAACTCCGGTCCTGAGTTCCCATGATCAGACCAACTCCATCGATCCCTGCAACCTCATCAGGACTTAGCTGGGCATAGCAGCCCATGACAGCGATGATTGCCCTCGGATGATCCTTGACCATCTTGCGGATGAGCTTGCGGGATTTCATGCTCCCTGTACCAGTTACGGTACAGGTATTAATAATGATCACGTCGGCAGAATCAGCCTCCTGGACGGTCTTATAGCCTTCATCGGACAGCAGCTGAGAAAGCGCTTCGCTTTCGGTCTGGTTGACCTTGCAGCCAAGCGTTAGAAAGCTCACCTTCAAGCCTTTCAGACTTTCCTTACTCCCGGTTATTTTTCGATTATCTTCGTTATTCATACCTTGGCTTCTTTTCCTTTTTTGAAAGATATTGAATTCTGAAGCAACGGTTTTACTTACCTTCAACCATAACGACACGTCTATCCAAGATCACCGAAGTAAGCGAGAGTCATCACAAGAGCTGCCAGAGCAGCTGTCTCTGTCCGTAGAATACGCGGTCCCAAAGAGACACTCTTAGCCTGAAGTTTTTCCTCGGCCCAGGCCACCTCTTCCAGCGCAAAGCCTCCTTCAGCCCCGATAAGCACAGCGATCGGGTATTTGGGTTCATATCCCTGAAGCACTTCCTTTAAGGAGTGCGTCTTTTCATCTTCATAAGGAATCAGCCATTGCGTCTCTGCCGGCAGCAGTCCCTTTAGCTTCACCCAATCGGTTACTTCCATAATTTTCGGTTCGATGACCCGATGAGATTGTTTCACAGCCTCAGCCGCGATTCTTTGCCAGCGAACCACTCTGTCCCGAGCTTTAACTCCTTCCAGTTGCAGGACAGACCGTTTCGTCCTTAAAGGGATAAGTCCGGCCATTCCGAGCTCAGTCCCTTTTTGGATGACCCATTCCATCTTTTCTCCCTTGGCCAGTCC is from Dehalobacter sp. 12DCB1 and encodes:
- a CDS encoding RsmE family RNA methyltransferase; translated protein: MHRFKISSREKDTFNIAGEEFHHLTHVVRLECGAKVMGFDNSGGQWLGVIEELDRDSAYCRIVEEGFPDVEAKARVYLVMGLAKGEKMEWVIQKGTELGMAGLIPLRTKRSVLQLEGVKARDRVVRWQRIAAEAVKQSHRVIEPKIMEVTDWVKLKGLLPAETQWLIPYEDEKTHSLKEVLQGYEPKYPIAVLIGAEGGFALEEVAWAEEKLQAKSVSLGPRILRTETAALAALVMTLAYFGDLG
- a CDS encoding histidine triad nucleotide-binding protein, which codes for MDNCIFCKIVNKEIPSAIVFENEDILCFKDINPVAPVHILVIPKKHLTSLNDLTEDDMAVTGRIFVLIRQLAAEFGVAESGYRVVVNCGPDGGQEVGHLHYHLIGGKPLGKKIG
- the yqfD gene encoding sporulation protein YqfD, whose protein sequence is MFGKFGRYLHGRVTIQAQGKNLAGFINEALKDRIEFYNGKKLPDSFLAEINAADFKRLRKAAKKAGIKIKIRNRYGFPFVALRWQKRKGLIFGVFIIIAALTVLSQYVFSISVEGNSRVSADQIIAEAGKAGLNKWVLKNSLDLDRMSKQVQESMPDLVWVTMEERGTNIKIRVVEKTLPQNVLFQGDLLAAKTGYVEDVIVIQGQALIAEGQLVTAGQVLIKASGGMTEYSFDVSGQNRAKQNATDAPAAKGFIRARVWYSADKIVSLEEDRIEKTENMTNGWGIKINNRVIMITNQDSPYSDSIQETCTYALPSWRNWRFPVELLKVHYEETQKVHVSRTAAEGRKLAETLAREELKQKLPSGVKVLQNKVRILSSKKGTEHVRVEVETFEDIAVYKK
- a CDS encoding YabP/YqfC family sporulation protein, giving the protein MSNEKLPLISGSFFNGKLTVYAMYLNGSSAVAHSICSFVSLCSPLISWSPANCLDYSLLLMHRHAMKGVVSVLKRLQKHAGEILEFPTDVLDNGPKITIIGRSEIIIEYFDEVVGFSDQEITLRTSEGKLCLNGDKFILTAVQDHEISIRGRLTGLSFGEG
- a CDS encoding PhoH family protein, with product MRNESKLNLKDKEEALNLFGLEDVNLRFLEERLGCQIVFRSEEMTISGEEQQVKLAEAVLKQLLDLIRKGNTLTLADVTYVVSQVEEGSVKDMAQNLTHIIATTQRGRPIKPKTLGQAKYVKAIAKDSLVFGIGPAGTGKTYLAVVMAVKALRAKEVNRIVLTRPAVEAGEKLGFLPGDLQEKVNPYLRPLYDALYDLLGPETTARYIEKGTIEIAPLAYMRGRTLDDSFIILDEAQNTSPEQMKMFLTRLGFASKAVVTGDITQVDLPRGNYSGLIEVQHILKGIGDISFHYFTLDDIVRNPLVQSIIHAYDAQDKKEDKQSGKD
- the rpsU gene encoding 30S ribosomal protein S21, with the translated sequence MSEVRVGKNESLDSALRRFKRNCQRSGVLSEARKHEHYEKPSVKRKKKSEAARKRKFK
- a CDS encoding GatB/YqeY domain-containing protein, coding for MSLKDRLVEDMKTAMKAKEEGKVRLSVIRMVRAAIKNAEIDKKMEFNDDNQVIEVLARELKMRRDAMEQFANANRPDKVQELEEEVDVLMEYLPQQLTEGEIREIAKEIIAETGAQGPKDLGKVMGIITPKTKGRAEGKLVNQVVRELLGS
- the mtaB gene encoding tRNA (N(6)-L-threonylcarbamoyladenosine(37)-C(2))-methylthiotransferase MtaB, whose amino-acid sequence is MNNEDNRKITGSKESLKGLKVSFLTLGCKVNQTESEALSQLLSDEGYKTVQEADSADVIIINTCTVTGTGSMKSRKLIRKMVKDHPRAIIAVMGCYAQLSPDEVAGIDGVGLIMGTQDRSSLLQFLRDIQGERAAGASTKRPVESLKPLRKVKSFEESIKYEELPLIKNESRTRAMLKVQDGCSQFCTYCIVPYTRGPSRSRDPENVYLEARELLRAGYKEIVLTGIHIGAYGRDFADKNMNLGVLVSELVKLPGMKRLRLGSIEPMEFSLELLEIIAVNVEVCPHFHIPLQSGSDKILKKMNRPYTTEDYAALLKQIRARVPDAAIASDIMVGFPGETDQDYQDSLRFIESCEFSGIHVFPYSRRPGTPAADMPEQIPNPIKTTRVRELIQSGQKSRRKYEEKFIGKSLEVLLENVDQDGRARGHTRNYLELRVPSSLAENDLITCTVREEHLVSAPENAACQEINEAE